taaataaatatatatatatacataattatatatatatatatatatatatatacataaaatataactataaaatttttactatttactatataataaaagacaataaaaaattctctaaaatcataaaattataagtatgtataaatgtaataaatttattatttaagaattacatatataacacgtatatataaatatatatatatatatattaaaaaatttttatgctttttctatttttttttttttttaaaaaaaaaaattgtaatatatatatataatatatatacatacaaaTTCACacttataaataattatacatataataaaatatgaaatacataaatattatgataagataaaaataaaagaaaagaaaagaaaacCTATTAAAATcacaaataatataaaatatcaatatataaaaataaaataaaaaaattatgtaaacatataataactttcaaataataaatgttcaatataatataattactattcattttctataacatataatataataaattaaagaattaaaaaaaatcatgtaatatttatatatatatatatatatatatatatttaaatatatataataaaatatattaatataattatacatattttcGCTTTATATAAAACTTTTCCATGTTTTATAAGAAAAtcaaaattaataatttcgctttttttttttttttttcttttttaagACTACATAAAgtgtatataatacatattatatatatatgaataatgaAAAANNNNNNNNNNNNNNNNNNNNNNNNNNNNNNNNNNNNNNNNNNNNNNNNNNNNNNNNNNNNNNNNNNNNNNNNNNNNNNNNNNNNNNNNNNNNNNNNNNNNNNNNNNNNNNNNNNNNNNNNNNNNNNNNNNNNNNNNNNNNNNNNNNNNNNNAATATGGCTTGAgtgtttaaaaaaaaaaaaaaaaaaaatatatatatatatatatatatataataaaaatgtataaactttcaaataaaacataaaaatatatatacatatataatacatatatatataaaatatgtctattttttttaataattattctaAAAACTTTTTCAATACGttcttcctttttattCTGATCATTTCAATCTTtcttaaattttttttttttttttttaaatatttttatataataaaaaaaatgaaaataaaataaaataaataccAGTTATCACAAAAAATTAactattaaaaattattaactattacaaattatattagaaatataataaaaattataaaccactttaaaaataaaacatacatatataaatatatatatatatatatatatatatatatgaatatataagGAGATATCTTCTTCTAAAAAAACGTTTTAGttctacatatatatatatatatattaaaaaaagaaatgaacAATGTCAAAAACtgattaaatatatataacacatatataaaataatatatattaacaagGCATAGATGTAGTTGGTCATTaaacttatatatatatatatatatatatatatatgtatagtTTTTTATTGTGTTATTTTGtatgcacatatatattatataattataatatacatgtttatatattttttcttcctagtatcattatcatatataatatatatacatatatagatatatatatatatatagatatatatatatatatgtatatatgtatacatgtatatatgtatgtatatatattcatttacacataatataaacaatatacatatgaaaATTAAGAATTACGCTTTATACTTTTCTTTCTATCActatatatgtatgtatttaaatatatttatatacatacatacataaaCATTTTTTGGGCATTAGGAAATAGTCTATTActtatttcttatttttaatattctGATTTTAGATGCACTTcgttaaaaaaatatagaatgTGGGCGTTCtcataatatatgaatatatgtatgtatatatagATAGATATAGATTTATACTTCTTgaaaatacatatatttttttataaatacatattaataatatatttccttctaaaataaatattaatattatatatatatatatatatataaaaatacgtgtttgaaaaaataccaaatatattatatatatatatatatatatatatatatattatatagaaattatttaaaaaaaaaaaaaaaaaaaagaatctataaatatatatataaataaatattacaacattataaaataatatataaaataattttttatcatcattttttttttttttattgaaatataagaaagctttattttctattataaaatatataaaataattatatataaaaatatgcttttttttggtttttcatttttttttctcatttaAACTTTTgcttttatatttttttataaaattttttcttatatataatatatatataataaatacattatatataataataaaattttatataatagtaaaaaaaaaaaaaaaaaaaaaaaaaaaaaaaaaaaattttNNNNNNNNNNNNNNNNNNNNNNNNNNNNNNNNNNNNNNNNNNNNNNNNNNNNNNNNNNNNNNNNNNNNNNNNNNNNNNNNNNNNNNNNNNNNNNNNNNNNNNNNNNNNNNNNNNNNNNNNNNNNNNNNNNNNNNNNNNNNNNNNNNNNNNNNNNNNNNNNNNNNNNNNNNNNNNNNNNNNNNNNNNNNNNNNNNNNNNNNNNNNNNNNNNNNNNNNNNNNNNNNNNNNNNNNNNNNNNNNNNNNNNNNNNNNNNNNNNNNNNNNNNNNNNNNNNNNNNNNNNNNNNNNNNNNNNNNNNNNNNNNNNNNNNNNNNNNNNNNNNNNNNNNNNNNNNNNNNNNNNNNNNNNNNNNNNNNNNNNNNNNNNNNNNNNNNNNNNNNNNNNNNNNNNNNNNNNNNNNtttttttctcatttaAACTTTTgcttttatatttttttataaaattttttcttatatataatatatatataataaatacattatatataataataaaattttatataatagtaaaaaaaaaaaaaaaaaaaaaaaagaaaaaaaaaaatttggagttttataaaaatattacattttcttttttttcatcatcatattattattatattatatatattatatattataataaatatatattttatatttacaaaaaatatagtttttatatatttttttttttttcttttttattaatctcatatatatttattatatattattacatatgtatatatatttatttattattactattattatataatataaaataaaattataatttatttattatttataataatataatatttatgttgtttattttatattatatatttaataatatgatataataattatattaatatatatatataataatagaataatacaataaaatacaataaatacaatacaatacattttttataatagaaaatatttattataatatatatatatataattatatataaattattaaaaatatgtatgaaaaaaaaaaaatatataaacaataagaaaaaaattacttaatatatataatttataaaaaaatattatatatatatataaaataataatataaaaaatatatataaaaatataatataaaatatatgtaaatataaatttcatttcatttctttcttgttttttctatagaagatattatttcttttgattaaatttaatttttttttcttcctaTCGCATtgcatatttttatatattcttcaatgacatcatttttttctttataagaaatattttcatatatatataatatttttataaatagTTTTAATAGgttaataattaaattaagaatttataaattcatcttttatataaaataacatatattatatatatatatatataaatactaCATATCTATCCTATTGTAAAAGgtcaagaaaaaaaaatgaaaaaatttttaaaaattcattttatatatataatataataatatataatataatataatattatatatatgtttatttattttaaatataattggaatgtaatatatacattacatatatatatatataaataatatacatatataaaatattatatattataatataatatagtaagttctctatatatatatatattatatttatatatatatttatttttagtatcttttttttttgatcaaccgcatattataataatatatatattattattatattatttattaaaaaaaaaggatcaaatatatatatatttattatacacttattattctatattcatattatatgtatattatatatatatatatatatatatgtatatatatattaataaatataatatattttttataataatttttaaatgcatttaaaaaaataaataaataaatgctataataatataaacgAGAGGATATGaattatgtttttatttttataaagtTGCATGagtttattatattaacaaatttaaaaaaagaaaaccacaaagtatatataaaaataaaaagaaaaaaaaaaaaaaaacacaatatatttatatatatatatatatatatatatatgtattatatatatattacaatatgttttatttaatatatttataaaaattattattatacatttttatatattttataattataagatatatatttattatttttttttttaataaatatattatatatatatatatatatagtaaatacaatatatttgaaaacTACAAAACTTCAAAAAAGGTcctattttattttatatttaaatgcATGCACgttctatttttttttttaatgcatttttgttttgtattctttttttaGTATGATGTTTTTCTAgttcttttataaaaataaaattcacttttaattttaataactcttattatatatatatatatttattattatatattataatatatttaaacCCCGTATATATTgttgtataaatattatataatatataacttattattatattttcgCCTGTTTATACAAATCAGGTTgaagatatataaatataacaagttagataaaaacaataaataaaatgaaagtatatatatatatatatattatgttactataatatgtttattataattattatcataatgctcatcttttaattatatatttcgAATTctataagatatatataaaaaaataataataataataaataaataaataaataaataatgcACATAATGACATGTACCACCCcacttttattttttacatacattatatatatatatatatatatatatatatatttaattatttttacatataattagacgacattttttctttctttttgttACCTGGTTAAAACGAAAAGGGGGTGTTGagtgaatatataatatacaaaataggaatttataaaacatattttttatttatgcATATACTTTTagttatattatatatatatatatatatatattgtgCCATATAATTCTgcacatataaataaatatatacatatttttaatgtattcatttatatatcctttttaATGTTTAATCACtaatttgtttattttttcacaaaaaaaaaaaaattacaaaacCTTGTAgttacaaatatatattaaaatttttatatatcgtaaaaatatattattaaaaattatacagaaataataaatatataaatgtaatttccctttttttttttttttttttttttttatatatagtaGTACTCTCTCTCtctctatatatatatatatatatgagaattatttaaaatcaataaaataattcctttcatatttataatgttCCTTCTTTATATAGAGCTTAAATTTTTGGTAAACTTctgtatattttatatttagattttttaaagatggaaaaaaaaatttcaaatttaataaaaggttatgaaatataatttcattattattgtctttattatgaacattgttattatcattatcatgctgatttttatatgtgCTATCCGAaattaacatatttttattttcttgtCCTTCTATACAAAAATGTGTACACGTTTGTTCAATTGTGTGATCTACCTTTATAGGTATTTCTTCATCTTGTTCACTTGTCTCAttcttattaatattattatagtATATATCGTTCTTTTCATCCATGCTATTGTTTATATCTTTTGTTATTCCATGTGATGTCATATTACTTTCTATCTTCATAAAGGTGTTATAAGacaaatttatatgttctacattttttaaGATAAATAAATCTGTTAAGAAgttaattttattaaaactaatatttatatattttatgtttttatgtttattaattaaatattttaaagaaaaaaaagattgcaaataattattctgtaaataaatattttttaaattagGTAGTACCCTATTCCACGTACcttcattattaaaattgatattatttattttattttttatatcctcttgacataaatttttacttatatatgtcatattatctattttatctatataattattacatccagttatataattatgtgATATGTGTATATTAACTAAGCCATCCAATACAAACTTTGATATATAAGGAaaacatattaaattattcttCCTTAAGTTTAATGTtcttaaattatttaattgtAAAATGTTCTTATGAGGGATAATATTTTTGCTTATCATAAtgcataatatattatcaatagaaatttctttaaaataattatatgataaatcAAGTTCCCACATTACGcacaatttttttttttgttctcTCTCCGATTTTTCTTTTACTGTATAACTTTTTAAATTAGAATCATTAAGTCCGTTAATAAGAATGTCAAACCGCtctttataatttttataaagatCATCAcaattatcatatttattatgattataattaatgtcattcatattttcattatccatttcattatttatatctatatcaaaatcttctttttttttgtttatgtTTTTGTTATTTCTCTTCTTAATTATTTcagtattattatatatattcctttGTAAATGCTCCTCTATCTTTACAATATCgttcaatatattttctgAATTCAAATTTATAACTTGTTCAAaatctttttcattatagATTTTCAGTTTTTTAAAacttataattatattaaaaaagcACGTGTCATCACCTTCATAtgttttttcataaaatgtaaatgaCGTGCTATCCTTATCCTTCACGTTGTAGTTTTCTTCATTCATTTTGATCTCAAGGAACCTAAAAAGggaagagaaaaaaaaaaaaaaaaaaaaaaaaaaaaaaaaaaaaaaaaNNNNNNNNNNNNNNNNNNNNNNNNNNNNNNNNNNNNNNNNNNNNNNNNNNNNNNNNNNNNNNNNNNNNNNNNNNNNNNNNNNNNNNNNNNNNNNNNNNNNNNNNNNNNNNNNNNNNNNNNNNNNNNNNNNNNNNNNNNNNNNNNNNNNNNNNNNNNNNNNNNNNNNNNNNNNNNNNNNNNNNNNNNNNNNNNNNNNNNNNNNNNNNNNNNNNNNNNNNNNNNNNNNNNNNNNNNNNNNNNNNNNNNNNNNNNNNNNNNNNNNNNNNNNNNNNNNNNNNNNNNNNNNNNNNNNNNNNNNNNNNNNNNNNNNNNNNNNNNNNNNNNNNNNNNNNNNNNNNNNNNNNNNNNNNNNNNNNNNNNNNNNatatattatgttatataaatatatatatatatattttacaaaaaaaacaaaaaaactGTGTATATGAACAGAAACTTTATAAAGCATACAAGGgtatcataaaaaatatatacataaatatatatatattatatatatatattatatatatatatattatatatatatatattatatatatatatattatatatatatattttatatataaaataaattattaaaatataaaactttttgaaaaagaatataattcatatttatctactttttttatattctttgtattattattagttATATGGTgattattaaataatattttatcactaaatacatacaatttaattaattttttatttatattatgaacaccatcatatttgttattattataatgattattatattttaacatattaaaaacattttgataaaatatatttattttaaaacaCATGGATTGTAACTTTTTATCAtttgtaaataaaataattcttccattttttattttatcttttaatatattatttaattttatacttttgtttttatttttatttttgttaaatGTACAAATAAAGGAATTGTGTGTATGTTTCTTTTCTTCTCTTTCtacatttttatacatatatttatatatatcaaaattatggttaaatattatatcatatagaaaaaaaattatatagtTATCTGTAGAGTTATATTTcaattcattattattcaaattaataaaatatggTTTTCTCCTATTTCttgtttttaaatttattattttattattttttcgttttccaaaaaaaaaggagaTATTTCGAATGtaatttgttttattatataatatatatgataatctcttttttattaacacttttttcttttggttattttgtttttttgcTATGTTACATGGAATCGATCCTTTTTCCTTTTCCTTattaaagaagaaaaaagtAGGCCCCCCAATAAGACtgtgataaaaaaaaaaaaaaaaattctttttaacATTCTCTTTGtctataataaatatatcgTTTGTGTTAAATATCTCCTTGTAGTATTTTATgaaaagtaaaaaatatttttttttctccttccttttattaattaaagtatgtatgaatatatcataatttatatttaatatttctttacattgtgctttatttttatggtTGAACTTAAAAAAGATATGGTTTAATTTTAGAAGATTaaaatttgaaaaaatattttcgTATGCGTGAATCTTactattataaatatgtttatcAGCAGGATTATTACTAAGgtgattattataaatattatacatattattagtattatacatattattagtattatacatattattaatattatacatattattaatattattatttttttctttatatgatttaaatttattaaaaaatagGGGGGACCTTAATCTTGTGAATGCATATTTATAccttttattaattataaatttttttttcaagaatttatttttaaaataagatattatattacTGTTCATGTGTGTTCTGCACACATTCATTTTGTTCccattttctttaatatgTCCAAagtttttctttttttcttttttattatataaataaataaaacgatttataaacatattgttcattattttgaatagatagttatgaatatatttttctttcatatgtataatattcatattaacatgaatatttttatcattgattattttatcatcttttattaattcaatatattttttttttttcttttcctttGATATACATTGATATGTGAATACATTAATGtctaatttatttttcaacatattttttaaagtaCGTGAAAATTGTTTATACATACTTgtatgtaataaaaaattcttcttgtttttatatgtgtgataaaataataaattactatatatattattaactTTACTTGTGTACagatttattaatttattttttatatgaacaCGTTTCAActttttgtaaaatatttgaaGATAATTAATCATCATACAACCATACGAGTTATTCAAAATTACATTTGATAAAGCATCCAAATCGAAGAATAGTACTTCAAGGtatatatcattaattatatcattttttaaaataacattatagataataatttgaTTAAAAAGGGAGTTAAAATTAGTAAgattgttattattattattatgatgatgatgataatgataatgatgattatCTTTTAACATCATGTTCTTTTTCTCCTTCTTCTTCTTATGCATTtcatcaaataataaatcatttgactctttttcattttcctTTCGCCTTTCTATTTCTATATTCTTTTCTATATTCCCATCAACATTAGTATAACATCTTGATACATATTCCCCTTTATTAtaacttttatttttattaataaatttcaaccatttttttttaaatatctTAAAATTAGTGTTCACAAAATGATCAAAAGGTAAgaagatttttttttttttactttttcGACAACTTGTATATTGTTTCCTTCCTATGGAAAAAAGGTGTTTGGATATACGCATATTCCAGATTTCCCATAAAGCTGGAAATAAAACAacaagaaaataaaaataaataaataaatgaatattattatatatatatatatatatatatatatatatatatatacatatatgtgataatttctttcttttttctcttaatttattttatatattatttaaaaaagtgtatatataatattattttttttaatcatCGTATAAAtcaaattaataaatatataatataataatatatatatatatatatatatatatatatataatatatatgtacttACCTTTTGGAACCTATATTAAACACTTTTgttttacatttttatgaGACCTACTGAATGTTATTTCTCACAAGCATTTTACAa
Above is a genomic segment from Plasmodium reichenowi strain SY57 chromosome 9, whole genome shotgun sequence containing:
- a CDS encoding leucine-rich repeat protein, translated to MNEENYNVKDKDSTSFTFYEKTYEGDDTCFFNIIISFKKLKIYNEKDFEQVINLNSENILNDIVKIEEHLQRNIYNNTEIIKKRNNKNINKKKEDFDIDINNEMDNENMNDINYNHNKYDNCDDLYKNYKERFDILINGLNDSNLKSYTVKEKSEREQKKKLCVMWELDLSYNYFKEISIDNILCIMISKNIIPHKNILQLNNLRTLNLRKNNLICFPYISKFVLDGLVNIHISHNYITGCNNYIDKIDNMTYISKNLCQEDIKNKINNINFNNEGTWNRVLPNLKNIYLQNNYLQSFFSLKYLINKHKNIKYINISFNKINFLTDLFILKNVEHINLSYNTFMKIESNMTSHGITKDINNSMDEKNDIYYNNINKNETSEQDEEIPIKVDHTIEQTCTHFCIEGQENKNMLISDSTYKNQHDNDNNNVHNKDNNNEIIFHNLLLNLKFFFPSLKNLNIKYTEVYQKFKLYIKKEHYKYERNYFIDFK